The proteins below are encoded in one region of Hordeum vulgare subsp. vulgare chromosome 3H, MorexV3_pseudomolecules_assembly, whole genome shotgun sequence:
- the LOC123444057 gene encoding persulfide dioxygenase ETHE1 homolog, mitochondrial-like, translating into MVPLRLYRHLIPQLAAAARSPSAPKVAAACCAPRPISPPPALAMAAYGTGACADRRLLFRQLFEKESSTYTYLLADVGDPEKPAVLIDPVDRTVDRDLNLIKELGLKLIYAMNTHVHADHVTGTGLIKTKLPGAKSVISKASGAKADHSVEHGDKIYFGKLFLEVRATPGHTAGCMTYVTGDSDGQPSPRMAFTGDALIIRACGRTDFQGGSSDQLYQSVHSQIFTLPKDTLLYPAHDYKGFTVTTVEEEVTYNARLSKDKETFKTIMENLNLSYPKMIDVAVPANMVCGFQDPPSKV; encoded by the exons ATGGTGCCGCTCCGCTTATACCGCCACCTGATCCCGCAGCTGGCAGCTGCAGCCAGGTCGCCCTCAGCGCCCAAGGTCGCCGCCGCCTGCTGCGCTCCACGCCCGATCTCCCCGCCGCCGGCCCTCGCAATGGCGGCGTACGGCACCGGCGCTTGCGCGGACAGGAGGCTCCTCTTCAGGCAGCTGTTCGAGAAGGAGAGCTCCACCTACACCTACCTCCTCGCCGACGTCGGAGACCCCGAGAAGCCCGCCGTG TTGATTGACCCTGTTGACAGAACAGTTGATAGAGATCTCAACCTTATCAAGGAATTAGGCTTGAAACTCATCTATGCGATGAATACTCATGTGCATGCTGATCACGTCACTGGAACAGGACTAATAAAA ACTAAGCTACCAGGAGCCAAGTCTGTTATTTCAAAAGCTAGTGGAGCAAAAGCCGACCATTCTGTTGAGCACGGGGACAAAATATACTTTGGGAAGCTTTTCCTTGAG GTGCGAGCTACTCCTGGCCATACTGCTGGCTGTATGACTTATGTAACAGGTGATAGTGATGGTCAACCCTCACCAAGGATGGCTTTCACTGGGGATGCCTTAATTATACGTGCATGCGGAAGGACAGACTTCCAG GGAGGAAGCTCCGATCAGCTGTACCAATCAGTGCATTCACAG ATTTTCACGTTGCCAAAGGATACCCTGCTTTATCCTGCTCATGACTACAAAGGTTTCACG GTAACTACTGTTGAAGAGGAGGTTACTTATAATGCCCGACTATCAAAAGATAAG GAAACTTTCAAGACGATCATGGAAA ATCTGAACCTGTCTTACCCAAAGATGATCGACGTTGCTGTACCCGCCAATATGGTTTGCGGTTTCCAGGATCCACCATCGAAGGTCTGA